The DNA segment AAAAAAGGCGAAAGGGTACAATCCTTAACCAACGCACCTATCGGATCAAGAAAGCCGCCTCGTCGCCCCGATAATCCGACCACTCCTCCTCCACCCCGGTCACGCGCGCCAGACGGGGGCCCTGATGGGCCCACGCAGCAAGAATCTTTAGTTCGCGCCGCGGGCCCTCGGCAACTATTTCGACGTCGCCGCTTACAAGATTTTTCACCCATCCGCGAAGCCCCAGCAAGCGCGCCTCTTCGGCCGCCGCATGGCGAAAAAACACTCCCTGCACGCGCCCGTGCACCAGCATCCGGAGCCGAGCCAGATCAGGTCCGGGCATCGCCGCGCCGCGGGATTAGCCGCGTCCCTCGACGCCCAGCATCGCCACGAACGCGCGTTCGTCGAGCGTTTTCACTCCCAGCTCCTCCGCCTTGCGCAGCTTGGATCCCGCTTCCGCGCCAGCGACGACGAAGTCGGTCTTGCGGCTGACCGCCGAGGTCACGCGGCCGCCGGCGGCGCGGATTTTCTGCTCAGCTTCCTCGCGCGTCATCGTCTCGAGCGTCCCGGTCAAAACGAAGCTCTTGTCGCGCAGCGCCGCGCGCCCGTGCGCGGCGGGCGCTTGGAGCGGCGTCAGGTCGAGATGCTTTTTCAGCCGCTCGACACCGTTGCGGTTGCGCGGTTCGTCGAAATACTCGCGGATGCTGCGGGCGACCTCGTCGCCGATATCGCGGACCGAGCGCAAATCGTCCTCGCTCGCCTGGCCCAGCTCGTCGATCGTTCTGAAACGCAGCGCGAGCGCGCGCGCCGTGCTCTCGCCGACGTGACGGATGCCGAGGCCGTTGATCAGACGGTCGAGCGTGCGATGGCGCGAGCGCTCGATCGCGTCGAGCAGATTCTGCGCGCTCTTCTCGGCCATCCGCTCCAGTCCGGCGAGCCGATCGTGCTCAAGCCGGTAGACGTCGTCCAGTTCTTTCACCAGCCCGGTTTCAACCAGTTGGCCGACCAGCTTATCGCCGAGGCCGTCGATATCCATGCAGTTCTTGGAGGCGAAATGCCGAATCGACTCGCGCACGCGCGCCGGACAGTTGACGTTGACGCAGAAGTAGGCGACCTCGCCCTCCTCGTGGACGATTGCCCCGCCGCAATTCGGACAATGCGCGGGCATCTGGAACGGCTTCGCCCGCGGCTTTCCCTCCTTCGTCACTCGCACGACGTAGGGAATCACGTCGCCCGCGCGCTCGATCAGCACGGTGTCGCCTTCGCGCACGTCCTTGCGGCGGATTTCGTCGAGGTTGTGCAGCGAGGCGTTGGAAATCGTCACTCCGGCGAGCGGCACCGGCTCGAGTTGGGCGACGGGCGTGAGCGAGCCGATCCGTCCGACATAAACCGCGATCCGGTTGACCCGCGTCTTGGCCTGCTGGGCCTTGAACTTGAACGCGACCGCCCATCGCGGCGAGCGCGAGACCTCGCCCAACTGCTCCTGGAGCGCGAACGAGTTGACCTTGGCGACCACGCCGTCGGCTTCGTAGTCGAGCTCGTGGCGCTGCTCAGCGATTTGCGCGTGATACTCGAGCACCTCGTCGACGCCGCGGCAGATTTTCGTAAGCGGGTTTACCTTGAGACCGAACGACCTGATCCCTTGCAGGAATTCCCACTGGCTCTGGTAGCTCGCGCCCTCGATCACCCCGGGCGTGTGGCAAAAGATGTCGAGCGGGCGCGCGGCGCTGATTTTCGGATCGAGCTGGCGCAGCGACCCCGCCGCCGCATTGCGCGGATTGGCGAACAGTGGCTCGCCCGCCGCCGCGCGTTCGTTGTTGAGCCGCTCGAACGCGCGCCGCGGCAAAATCACCTCGCCGCGGACTTCGAGCAGGCGCGGCACTTTCACATGCGCGGGATGGAGCAGGCGCAGCGGGATGCTTTTGATCGTGCGGATGTTGGGCGTCACGTCCTCGCCGTTGATTCCGTCGCCGCGGGTCGATCCCACCTTCAGTCGCCCATCCTCGTACACCAGCTCGACGGCGAGGCCGTCGAGCTTGACCTCGGCCACGTACTCGACGTCGGCGTCGCTATGGAGAAAGCGCTTGATCCGGCGATCGAACTCGCGCATCTCTTCGGCGTCCATCGCATTGGCGAGCGACATCATCATCCGCCGATGGACGACGACGGCGAACTTTTCGCTGGGCCGCGCGCCGACGCGCTGGCTGGGCGAATCGGGTGTGAGCAGTTCGGGATGCGCCGCTTCGAGCGCCTCGAGCCGGCGCATCAGGGCGTCGTACTCGGCGTCGGTCAGCTCGGGGCTGTCGAGGACGTAATAGAGATAGTTGTGGTGGTTTATCTGCTCGCGCAGCTTTTCGGCGTCCGCCCGCGCGCGGCTGAGATCGTCCCTGGACATCTCCGGTCAGTTAATCTATCGGCCGATTCACCGCCGCGCGTAGCCCATCGCGTCGAGGAAGTCATCGAGCGTCGGAAAACGCATGTACATGTTGGTCCGTTTCTGCGCGCCGATCGTCGTGCTCGACTCCGATGAATACGCGTGGCCGGGATAGACCACGGTCGTGTCGGGCAGGCTGCGCAGCGTCCGGTTCAGACTGAAGTACATCGCCTCCGGGTCTGATCCAGGCAGGTCCACGCGCCCACACGAATTGACGAACAGCGTGTCGCCGGAAATCAGATTGCCCTCGAAAAGGAAGCACTGCGATCCGGGCGTATGGCCGGGCGTGTGCAGAAATGTAACCGTCAGATCGCCCAGCTTGAGCGTGTCGCCGGCGTCCATCTT comes from the Candidatus Binataceae bacterium genome and includes:
- a CDS encoding acylphosphatase; this encodes MPGPDLARLRMLVHGRVQGVFFRHAAAEEARLLGLRGWVKNLVSGDVEIVAEGPRRELKILAAWAHQGPRLARVTGVEEEWSDYRGDEAAFLIR
- a CDS encoding MBL fold metallo-hydrolase yields the protein MAEAERLVLHQAQVGPMANFVYLIGDPVTRKAAVIDPAWDVDKVIEWAERYGMEIEHILITHYHPDHLGGSMMGMTIEGAARMLERVKAKVYVNKAEAEGARKVAGLSDSDLVKMDAGDTLKLGDLTVTFLHTPGHTPGSQCFLFEGNLISGDTLFVNSCGRVDLPGSDPEAMYFSLNRTLRSLPDTTVVYPGHAYSSESSTTIGAQKRTNMYMRFPTLDDFLDAMGYARR
- the ligA gene encoding NAD-dependent DNA ligase LigA codes for the protein MSRDDLSRARADAEKLREQINHHNYLYYVLDSPELTDAEYDALMRRLEALEAAHPELLTPDSPSQRVGARPSEKFAVVVHRRMMMSLANAMDAEEMREFDRRIKRFLHSDADVEYVAEVKLDGLAVELVYEDGRLKVGSTRGDGINGEDVTPNIRTIKSIPLRLLHPAHVKVPRLLEVRGEVILPRRAFERLNNERAAAGEPLFANPRNAAAGSLRQLDPKISAARPLDIFCHTPGVIEGASYQSQWEFLQGIRSFGLKVNPLTKICRGVDEVLEYHAQIAEQRHELDYEADGVVAKVNSFALQEQLGEVSRSPRWAVAFKFKAQQAKTRVNRIAVYVGRIGSLTPVAQLEPVPLAGVTISNASLHNLDEIRRKDVREGDTVLIERAGDVIPYVVRVTKEGKPRAKPFQMPAHCPNCGGAIVHEEGEVAYFCVNVNCPARVRESIRHFASKNCMDIDGLGDKLVGQLVETGLVKELDDVYRLEHDRLAGLERMAEKSAQNLLDAIERSRHRTLDRLINGLGIRHVGESTARALALRFRTIDELGQASEDDLRSVRDIGDEVARSIREYFDEPRNRNGVERLKKHLDLTPLQAPAAHGRAALRDKSFVLTGTLETMTREEAEQKIRAAGGRVTSAVSRKTDFVVAGAEAGSKLRKAEELGVKTLDERAFVAMLGVEGRG